From one Pseudactinotalea sp. HY158 genomic stretch:
- a CDS encoding SPFH domain-containing protein, with amino-acid sequence MDDPFKVFLLILLIAAALFIIVALKKSIRIVPQAVALIIERLGRYQTTYYAGLHFLVPFVDKVRAGVDLREQVVTFDPQPVITSDNLVVSIDTVIYFTVTNPKDATYEIANYIMGIEQLTVTTLRNVIGSMDLEQTLTSRDQINGQLRGVLDEATGRWGIRVNRVELKAIDPPASVQGSMEQQMRAERDRRAAILTAEGVKQSAILTAEGEKQSAILRAEGQAQSAILRAQGESRAILQVFDAIHTGDADPKLLAYQYLQMLPQIANGTASKLWVVPTEFTAALGSIAGAFGGQTPPAGFEPSEARGKPTEGFGVDLPEPSLQDPAEALAEARGQVNEASAEATSAGITSGRRFEKAAEAGQLPADQPPAPSSTQQFPSTPASQ; translated from the coding sequence ATGGACGATCCGTTCAAAGTTTTCCTGCTCATCCTGCTCATCGCGGCGGCGCTGTTCATCATCGTCGCGCTCAAGAAGTCGATCCGGATCGTGCCGCAGGCCGTGGCGCTCATCATCGAGCGGCTCGGTCGCTATCAGACGACCTACTACGCCGGCCTGCACTTCCTCGTGCCGTTCGTGGACAAGGTGCGCGCGGGCGTGGACCTGCGCGAGCAGGTGGTCACGTTCGACCCGCAGCCGGTCATCACCTCGGACAACCTCGTGGTCTCGATCGACACGGTCATCTACTTCACCGTGACGAACCCGAAGGACGCGACCTACGAGATCGCCAACTACATCATGGGCATCGAGCAGCTGACCGTGACCACGCTGCGCAACGTCATCGGCTCGATGGACCTCGAGCAGACCCTCACCTCGCGCGATCAGATCAACGGGCAGCTGCGCGGCGTGCTCGACGAGGCGACCGGCCGCTGGGGCATCCGCGTCAACCGGGTCGAGCTCAAGGCGATCGACCCGCCCGCCTCCGTGCAGGGCTCGATGGAGCAGCAGATGCGCGCCGAGCGGGACCGGCGCGCCGCGATCCTCACGGCGGAGGGGGTCAAGCAGTCCGCGATCCTCACGGCGGAGGGCGAGAAGCAGTCGGCGATCCTGCGGGCCGAGGGGCAGGCGCAGTCGGCGATCCTGCGGGCACAAGGTGAGTCCCGGGCGATCCTGCAGGTGTTCGACGCCATCCACACCGGCGACGCCGATCCGAAGCTGCTCGCCTACCAGTACCTGCAGATGCTGCCCCAGATCGCGAACGGCACCGCCTCGAAGCTGTGGGTCGTTCCCACGGAGTTCACCGCCGCGCTCGGCTCGATCGCCGGCGCCTTCGGCGGCCAGACCCCGCCGGCCGGATTCGAGCCCTCCGAGGCGCGCGGGAAGCCGACGGAGGGCTTCGGGGTGGACCTGCCGGAGCCGTCGCTGCAGGATCCGGCCGAGGCGCTCGCCGAGGCCCGCGGCCAGGTGAACGAGGCCTCCGCCGAGGCGACCTCGGCCGGCATCACCTCGGGCAGGCGGTTCGAGAAGGCGGCCGAGGCGGGCCAGCTGCCCGCGGACCAGCCGCCGGCGCCGTCCTCGACCCAGCAGTTCCCCTCCACCCCGGCCTCGCAGTAG
- a CDS encoding NfeD family protein: MGWLWWVGLALVLGVIEMLTVDLLFLMLAGGALAGALSGALGAPIYAQVIIALVVAGLLLFIVRPIAQRRLASHTPDSATGTMAHVGRIATVVADVSDHSGRVKLEGEVWTARTEQPGVLPVGTTVEVVRIDGATAVVIARQSADPQNPYGAYGA, encoded by the coding sequence ATGGGCTGGCTCTGGTGGGTGGGTCTCGCGCTCGTGCTTGGCGTCATCGAGATGCTCACCGTGGACCTGCTGTTCCTCATGCTCGCCGGGGGAGCGCTCGCCGGCGCGCTCTCCGGGGCGCTCGGCGCCCCGATCTACGCCCAGGTGATCATCGCGCTCGTGGTCGCGGGGCTGCTGCTGTTCATCGTGCGTCCCATCGCCCAGCGCAGGCTCGCCTCCCACACCCCCGACTCGGCCACCGGCACGATGGCCCACGTGGGACGGATCGCCACGGTCGTGGCCGACGTGAGCGACCACTCGGGGCGCGTCAAGCTGGAGGGCGAGGTGTGGACCGCGCGCACCGAACAGCCCGGGGTGCTCCCGGTCGGCACGACCGTCGAGGTGGTGCGCATCGACGGCGCCACCGCCGTCGTGATCGCGCGGCAGAGCGCCGACCCGCAGAACCCGTACGGGGCCTACGGCGCCTGA